One Candidatus Methylomirabilota bacterium genomic region harbors:
- a CDS encoding aspartate dehydrogenase, translating to MTGRDLRIGMVGLGAIGRAVSRALADGLRGCYLAGATSRDEARGKAFLESLPGAPPYFSLPRLVEESDLVVEAASQAALAELAPLVLEAGRDLLVLSVGGLLDHPEWPALAAARGARIHAPSAAIAGLDGLKGAAVAGHLASVVMETRKPPGGLVGAPGVAHVDLDGLTAETLVFEGPAREACRAFPANVNVVAAVSLAGLGPDATRIRVYAVPGLGRNRHTVMAEGAFGRLRVEIENVPSENPRTGKLSYLSTIAYLGALGSPLRIGT from the coding sequence ATGACTGGACGCGACCTGCGGATCGGGATGGTCGGGCTCGGCGCGATCGGCCGCGCCGTGTCGCGCGCGCTCGCCGACGGCCTTCGGGGGTGCTACCTGGCCGGCGCCACCAGCCGAGACGAGGCGCGCGGGAAGGCCTTCCTCGAGAGCCTGCCCGGCGCACCGCCGTACTTCTCGCTCCCGCGGCTCGTCGAGGAATCCGACCTCGTGGTCGAGGCCGCGTCCCAGGCCGCGTTGGCCGAGCTCGCCCCGCTCGTCCTCGAGGCCGGTCGCGACCTCCTGGTCCTCTCGGTGGGCGGTCTCCTCGATCACCCCGAGTGGCCGGCCCTGGCCGCCGCGCGAGGCGCCAGGATCCACGCGCCCTCGGCGGCCATCGCCGGGCTCGACGGCCTGAAGGGCGCCGCGGTCGCCGGCCACCTGGCCAGCGTCGTCATGGAAACGCGCAAGCCGCCTGGCGGCCTCGTGGGGGCTCCCGGCGTGGCCCACGTCGATCTCGACGGCCTCACCGCCGAAACCCTCGTCTTCGAGGGCCCGGCGCGGGAGGCGTGCCGCGCCTTTCCAGCCAACGTCAACGTGGTGGCTGCCGTCTCGCTGGCCGGTCTGGGTCCCGACGCCACGCGGATCCGAGTCTACGCGGTCCCGGGACTCGGCCGGAACCGCCACACCGTGATGGCGGAAGGCGCCTTCGGTCGGCTCCGCGTCGAGATCGAGAACGTGCCGTCCGAGAACCCACGCACCGGGAAGCTGTCCTACCTCTCGACCATCGCCTACCTGGGCGCGCTCGGGAGCCCGCTCCGCATCGGCACCTGA
- a CDS encoding TIGR02757 family protein produces MTARGMSPARARLMRGPLERLYRDFDYRGRLARDAIQYPRRYADPLDREIVALLSASLAYGRVDLFGPWIERLLGWLGASPRAFAMNFNPTRDASIFTPFHYRFNRGIDLAAALLAIQRLLHRHGSLRQAFLAGYSETDPDVRPALDAFARAVREQDFRPVGMRRLTRGFRHLFPLPADGGACKRWHLFLRWMVRCDSFDFGDWPEVSPSKLLIPLDTHVANMADALRLTRLRSRTGRMAEDVTRNLRRVDPRDPVKYDFALCHTRMRGDCLGRRAPVCGDCGLRPICRHWR; encoded by the coding sequence ATGACGGCACGCGGGATGTCGCCGGCGCGCGCCAGGCTGATGCGCGGTCCGCTGGAGCGGCTGTATCGCGACTTCGACTACCGCGGCCGGCTTGCCCGCGACGCCATCCAGTATCCCCGGCGCTACGCCGACCCCCTCGACCGCGAGATCGTCGCGCTCCTGAGCGCGAGCCTCGCGTACGGTCGCGTCGATCTCTTCGGCCCCTGGATCGAGCGTCTGCTCGGCTGGCTGGGCGCGTCGCCGCGCGCCTTCGCCATGAACTTCAATCCCACCCGCGACGCGTCGATCTTCACTCCGTTCCACTACCGATTCAACCGGGGCATCGACCTGGCGGCGGCGCTCCTGGCGATCCAACGGCTTCTCCACCGGCACGGCTCGCTCCGCCAGGCGTTCCTGGCCGGCTACTCGGAGACGGACCCGGACGTCCGGCCTGCCCTCGACGCCTTCGCCCGCGCGGTCCGGGAGCAGGACTTCCGGCCGGTCGGAATGCGGCGGCTCACCCGGGGGTTCCGTCATCTCTTTCCCCTTCCGGCCGACGGCGGCGCCTGCAAGCGCTGGCACCTCTTCCTCCGGTGGATGGTGCGATGTGACAGCTTCGACTTCGGCGACTGGCCGGAGGTCTCGCCGTCGAAGCTCCTGATCCCCCTCGACACGCACGTGGCCAACATGGCCGACGCGCTGCGCCTGACGCGCCTCCGGAGCCGAACGGGCCGGATGGCCGAGGACGTGACACGGAACCTCCGTCGGGTCGACCCCCGGGATCCGGTCAAGTACGACTTCGCCCTCTGTCACACGC